Genomic segment of Nostoc commune NIES-4072:
GGAATTGGAGAGGAGCAAGAAAACCAACTGCAAGAGATATTACCCGACGAAAGAATCTCCGCACAAGAGTATGTTGCTCTAGAATGTCTCCGATCAGATTTACAGGATTTATTAGCTACCTTGAAACCAAATCAACGCCAAGTCTTAATGTTACAGTTTGGGTTGTCGGGCGAGGACAAGTTGACAGCAAAACAGGTTGCACAAAAACTTAATCTCAGCCATTCCAAGGTACGCTCTGCTCATGGACAAGGTATCAAAGCTTTACGACGTGAGCAAGACAAAATTAAAGATTATTTGGCTAGTTAAAACTGTTTATGGCAAAGGAGAAGGAATCACTTTTGTTGAAAGTACTTCTGGCGTATTCAGTCTAATCGCCGTTTGCTCACATTTGGGACATCTGAGTCTTAGACAGAATAAGATGCAGTAACTTCTAGTCCAGTTTTAATCATCCTCGTTAATTAAAATCTCTATTTGAGCAAACAATAATTCAAGCTTCTTGCGCTTTTTGGGATTATCCCATAGCTTTGATTTTTTCATTTTCTTATAGGTAGAATCTATTTGCTTCTCTAATTCCTTCTCTTCTGTTGACGACTTACGGGTTTTCAACCGTTCTCGAATTTCATTTAATGATAAATTTTGTAATATCGCCTCTTCCAATAAAGCAATACGTTCTGTCTTTTCTTTCAACTTAGCGATTACTTTAGCTTTTGTGTATTCAATTTTTCCTTGGCGTAGAACTTCTAAAATTTCATCAGGCAACCGCAAGAGAGGAAGTCTGTTAGCAGTGAACGACTCCCATTCCATAAGCCCCAAGCCTGTAAAAATCATTTTTACATCCTCTGCATGAGAATTACTGATAACGTTATCAGTAACTTTTCCCGCCAAAATATTTTGCATTTTATAAAGTAAAGATATAACTTCTGGCACTTTCTTATCTAGTTGAAGTGCTATAAGTTCTAAAATACCTTCTGTTTCTTCAATAGGATTGAGATCGTCTCGCTGTAAATTTTCTACCAATGACAGTTGCAGGGCTTCCTGATCATTTAACGAACGTGCAATTACAGGTACTTCAGTTAATCCTGCTAAACTAGCTGCTCTGTAACGCCTCTCTCCGGCTACCAACTCATATTTATCATCAGATAAGTAACGGACTAACAATGGTTCTAAGATGCCATGTTCTTTAACCGACTGTACTAACTGCTCTAGCTTTTTTGGATCAAAATAACGGCGAGGCTGCTGAACAGAGAGTTGAATTTTTTCGATAGTGACAAACTGTCCACAGGGAAGAGTGTCTACAGACTCGCCAATCAAAGCTTCTAATCCCTTAAGACGGCGACCATAAGGCTTATCACGCTTTATACTCATAATAATTTCTCCAGCCCTTTAACAATTTTTTTTAGGATTGATAAAGCTGGATGCTTAGGATTAAAGATTGCCAGAGGAACATTTTCTTCAGCAGCATCAGCAAAAGCAGTAGATCGAGGAATTGGGTCATAGACTATCCCAACCTGTGACAGTTGTTCTTGAATAGCTAATAGTGTTCGTTCATCTTGGCTATTACGTGAATCAAACATCGTTGGGATAAACCCAGCAATTTTTAACTTTCGATTTGGAAGAGACTTAACGCGTGTTACTGTATTTAAGAGTAATTCTGTCCCCAAGAATGCCTTGTATTGCGTCTGGATCGGCACTAAAACGTGAGTTGATGCCACTAAACTGATATAAGTAAGAATGCCTAAACTAGGGGGGCAGTCAATCAAAATAAAATCATACTGTTCGCTTACAGGTTCCAAAGCATATTTAAGACGTAAATCACGCATATCTGCTACTACTAACTCTAATTCAGCTGAAGTCAGATCCTGAGATGACGGAACAAAATCCATCCCATGAATTTCTTTAAGAATTGGTAGTGCTTCCTGATCAATCACTGCATTATAAATGGTTTTTTCTTGGGATTCAGGCGCAATTCCCATAAAGTTAGTAAGTGAAGCTTGAGGATCTATATCAATTAAAAGAACTCGGTAGTGATGCTTGGTTTTAGCAGGCTTTAATTGTGCTAAGTGATAACCAAGATTAATCGCTAGAGTGGATTTCCCAACTCCACCAGCTTGATTAAATAAACAAATAATAAGGCTCACTAAATTGGCTCACTTATAATTTCGGCTAACTTTTTCTTGAAAACTAGATTATAACGACAACGGAGTAAGCACAGATAATATTTGGCTATCTAAATTTGGACTTTCATAAGCTTATATAGTTGAATCAACTCAAAAGCTTATCATCACTTCGTTTTAAATAAATTAAGCTGGGCTACTCCGCGCTGCTGTCCAACTAGCCACCGTAGTTCTACCACAAAGTTAGATGTATTTCATCAAAATCAAGGTAGAGGGAACGTGCGGTGTCAATTTCTCTTTGTTTCTGAAGATAGTATCTGATGTATTTGGTGCTTCTTCATTACACTAATTTCAGGCAGGCAACTTAGTATTTATGTACTATAATTAACTGATTTCTAGTATTATAATGATGTGCGGCATCTGATGATAAGCAATGTCCACTCCACCGAATCTTTCCCCTCAACAAGTAAGCGCCTTTCCTCAACACGAAACAATCACCGGAGTCGTAGAACGTTTAACTTTTTACTCTGCTGAATCGGGTTACACTGTGGCAAGGCTGACCCGTCCCCGTAGCACCGAACTGACAACAATTGTCGGCAGCTTTGCTAACATCCAGCCAGGGCAGACTTTACAACTAACTGGTTTCTGGCGTGACCATCCACAATTTGGGCCACAGTTCCAAGTCATCAATTATCAAGAAACCAAACCAGCCACTCTTACCGGAATTGAGAAATATTTAGGCAGTGGACTCATAAAAGGTGTTGGGTCAGTAACAGCCAAACGCATCGTAGCTCACTTTGGACTTGAAACGCTCGACATTATCGAAAACCAGATTGAACGACTGATTGAAGTCCAGGGTATTGCCAAAAAGCGGATCACTCTCATCAAAAACGCTTGGTCAACTCAAAAAGCGATCAAAGAAGTTATGGTGTTTCTCCAGGGGCATGGTGTTTCTACCACTTATGCTGTGAAGATTTACAAGCAATATAAGGATGAAGCGATCGCTACTGTTACCAAAAACCCCTACCAGCTAGCAGCCGATATCTACGGTATTGGCTTTCTGACTGCTGACAAGATTGCGAGAAATATCGGAATTGCCCCTGACTCAGAATTTCGTTACCGTGCGGGGATTATCCACTGTTTAAGTGAAGCCGCCGAAGATGGTCACTGTTACCTGCCACAAAGTGAACTGATTGAATCGGTAATCAAACTGCTGGCTACCGAATCTCATCAGCCCACAGAAGAAGCGGTTGCGATCATTATTAAAGATATGGCTCTCGCAGAGGACTTGATTAGAGAGCGGGATGAAGAGAAAACACTACTTTGCTACAAGCCGACTTACTTTCATACGGAACAGAATTTAGCTCAACTGATACGCCAACGCTTGGAAAAACCTGTTGGCACTGACATTGAGCGTGTGCGTGATTGGATTGAGCGCTTTACTGCTAGCCGGAAAATTCAGCTTTCAGAACAGCAACGCCAAGCTGTAGAAACAGCAGCCTACTCCAAAATCATGATTTTGACTGGTGGCCCTGGCGTTGGAAAGACCTTCACAACTCACACCATTGTCAGCCTGTGGAAAGCAATGGGTAAATCTATTGCGTTGGCTGCACCCACTGGACGGGCTGCTCAACGTTTAGGTGAAATGACTGGGCTGGACGCTAAAACTATTCATCGCTTGTTAGAATTTGACCCCCGCTCAAGGGGTTTCAAGCGCGATAGCGAAAATCCTTTGCCCCACACGGCAATTATCGCTGACGAAGCTTCGATGCTTGATTTGTTTCTGGCTTACTCCTTGGTTAAAGCAGTATTGGCTGGCGCTCTACTATTGTTGGTGGGTGACATTGACCAGCTACCATCTGTGGGCCCAGGTCAAATACTTGCTGATTTGATTAATTCTGGTTGCGTGCCAGTAGTGCGGTTAACTCAGGTATTCCGCCAAGCTCAAACAAGTGCAATTATCACTGCTGCTCATCAGATTAATCGAGGAATTTATCCCACGATTGAACCGATTTCTGACAATCCTGTGTCCGATTGTATTTGGCACGGCGGCGGACATCAGCCCGAACATGGTGTACAGGCAATCTGCGAGTTGATTACCGATTTGATTCCCCGCTTAGGTTTTAATCCTGCCACTGATGTGCAAGTGCTTTGCCCGATGACACGGGGAGTAATCGGGACTCGTAACCTGAACACAGTATTGCAGCAGTTGATCAACCCACCCAGCCCGAGCAAGGTGGAGATTAACAGAGGTGGGAATTTGTTGCGCGAGGGCGATCGCATCATCCAGTTGACCAACGACTACAACCGAGAAGTCTTCAACGGCGACTTAGGAATTATCCTCGCTATTGATACTGTCGAGCAGGAAGTTACAGTGCAATATGGTGAGCGGACTGTGGTTTACGATTACGCTGACCTGAATGAAATTGCCCTTGCCTGGAGCATTTCGATTCATAAAAGCCAAGGCTCAGAATATCCGGTGATAGTTCTGCCAATCTATATGCAGCACTATATGATGTTGACCCGGAACCTGTTTTACACTGGTATAACTCGTGCCAAGAAATTAGCGATCGTAGTTGGCGCAAAAAAAGCGATATCTCTGGCAGTGCGCTCTACCGACGACCAACAGCGCTACACAAGGTTAAAGCAGAGGTTACTTCAGGCAGGACTGCATTGATGATATGTTTTGACTATTAAAAATAGAAAATGGCTATAGCGAGTGAAGCCTTTAAATTATATTCCGGATCAGACTGATGTAAGGGAGTGAATATATAAAGAATAGGATTATATTCCCAGATGATTAACCAAATTACCGCCTTAGAATCCTGTTGGCATATTTCTCCTGGGTGGGGTAAGACCATGCCTCCATTAGCAGTGAAAATGTTAGAAAAAGTTTTGTTGCCAATCTCAGACTTGTCAGGTTATTGCTGTGGTGTTGAGTGGTCAGGACAAGAATGGATTTATGCAATTGTTTGCCAGAATGAAACTCTCTACTTAGCTGAACAAGAATTTCATACAACAAATGTACTAAAAAAGTCCACTGTTTCTACTCCAGCTTTTAGATTGGGGGACATAGTTGAGGTTGATTTTGGTGAACGGCCAACACGCCGAATTATTCAAGGAATTTTTAGTCTCAAAGAGAATTGGCTTTATGGGGTAGAGTGGCGCTCTCCAACTTTAGAAGAAGTGTCTGCCCAAAGCAGAACAATATGGCTTGCTGATGTTGATTTAGTTAATGTTAGTGTATAAATATTTTCATTTGATATTCAAGAATAAGGCTATAGGTTACTATCACTCGATCCTCTTGGTTTTGAGTGAGTTTAAGATGTCATACTACCCAGGGAATTTTCCATTGGTTGAGCCACATTTTCAGCATTGTCTACGAGTTGGGGTTCTGCTGCATCTAAAAGTTGTGATACTACAATAGTAGATGTTTCCGTTTTTACCTCGTTTTTCGTTGCCATTAGTCCTGACTGAAAAAATCTTTCTGAGTGTATAGTTTGATTGACCTTGTTATTTAGTATGACTTCTAGGGAATAACATTAGCCACGACGAAACAGAGTTTCGAGATAAACTTGGGAAACACCGCGATCCCCATCAGCATTTTGCAGCAGAAACAGGGAGATAGCTGCGGTAATAAGACGATGTTCATCCCAATCAGGATGTTTTTCTAAGTAGGTATTAAGAGATTGATGTAGCGTTTCGGGAAGAGTAGTAAAGATATTTTGGGTTGAGTTCATATAATAAAAGCTTCAGAAAAAGCAAATCAATAGGGACAACAAGCTAGAGGTGATACAGTGCAAGTACAGTTTCACCCATTCAATGCTAGCCGAACCACTGGCACTAACAACTGAATAGTTTTATACAGTTGATGCTCAAAATGGAACAGGCGGCAAAGGCTAGTGGATTTATTTTGTGCTGATTGGCTTAGTTTGTCAATGTTGCAAAATATTAAAGAGAAATATAGAAAAAATAAATAATTACGTGAAAGCTAATGTTAGAAGTAGGTTTGGTTTACGTTACGTAATAATAACTCAGTAAAGCAGACTGATTGCTACAGACATGACAAAATACCCATTGGGTGAACAGAAGCTGATTATCTTGTAAAACAACAGTGGAAAACAGCAGAAATAGCTGTGGAAAGTCTGTGGAATCTGCCAGGAAAAGTAGAGGTAATGATAAGAATTGCAAAAAGTTGAGATTTGTAATCTCTGCCGTTGCAGTGTAATATCAGCCTCAGTATTCCGAAGGAGCTAATCATGAGAGGATGGGTAAACGATCCACATTCAGGAGGGGTAAAAATCCCGGAGCAAGTCAAACAGAGAACAAAGCAACGAATATTAGCTTATGCAGAGAAGCATTACGCAGGGAAATACATACGTATTGATGTCCGTTTTAAGGGATATTTCTGTTACATAGATGCTTATAAAGAACCATTTTTACCAGACAATGATGACCTATCAATGTTTAAAATAACACGCTCAGAATATATAGAGAGAGCGAAGAATACACCAATTCATCTGTGTCGATTGCGGTACAAAGGGAATGAAGAGAAATGGACAAAGGCTTTTTACACCTATAGTAATGAAAAGTACGAACCTAGCGTATTTAACAATGGTACTTTTTATGGGACACCAGAAGAGGCATTTCAGAGTTCAGCATTGTATTTAGATTAATCAAATTTCGACAGCTTTCATGATTTTTGAGATAGAAATATAAAATTGTTTGGCTAATAAAAAAAAGTAACAATATCGCTCAATATGTCTGAATTGTATACGTTTCAACCTTTACCGCTTATTAATCCTAGCTTGGATATTAGTGAGAATCACTACTGGAATTACCATAATATCAAGGAACTAATTAGTTGTAAAAAGCCTTTGACGGCATCTGTTGATGAAGATTTATTTATTGCTGTGCATCAAATGTGTGAACTTGCTTTTCACCAAATGATTATTGATATGGAACGAGTTTTGAAGACTTTAGCACAAGCACTACAAGATGGAACTGATCCGATCATTGGCAATACGGCAGAGGTATGCTATTTCTTTCGTCGCATCCTGCGTCTTTACGAAGTTGTAAATACAATATTCAATCAGCACATCCTTCACCACTTTCTGCTCACAATGGTTTTTTTGGTAGCAAGCCCTTTTCAGCTATTAATTCTGCATTAATTTCTTATGGACAACCAGAAATTAATTGGCAAATACCAAATATTTAAAAAATAAATACTTTATTAAAGATAAAGAAAACTATGAGCGAGTACCAGTATTACGAATTCCAGGCATTAGACCGACCATTAACTGCATCAGAACAAGCATATATAAGTAGTCTATCTAGTCGAGTACAACTGAGTGCAACAAACGCAATTTTTACCTACAGCTATGGAGACTTTCGAGGTGAACCCAAGGAAGTTTTAGAAAAGTGTTTCGACATCATGTTATACATGGCGAATTGGGGGACGCGACAATTAATGTTTCGTTTCCCTAAAACTGTGGTTGCTTCATCAGTTTTTGAGCCTTATTGTGTAGCTGATAAAATTACTGTATCAAGGAGCAAAAACTATGTAATTGTGGATATTAGTATCCAGGACGAAGAATATGGAGATTGGATAGAAGGGGAGGGATGGCTAGCACAATTAGTGCAGTTGCGTGATGATATTTTGCAAGGAGATTATCGAGTTTTATACCTGGCTTGGTTAAAAGCAGCTTCAATAGCAATTGAAGAAGGGGAAGATGAAGAAGATTTAGTTGAACCACCTGTCCCAGCCAACTTGAAAAAACTACCTGCTGCAATTGAGACTTTTACGGAGTTATTTGATATTGACCAGGATTTAATTGCATCGGCATCTCAAGTAAGTATTGATAAAAAAGAAAATACTGAACCCATAAAAGAGTGGATTACAGCTTTGTCATCAGAGGAAAAAGACTATTTTCTTTTGAAAGTGGCAACAGGTGAAATTAATGTTGGAATACAACTTGTAAACCGACTGCGAGAACTATTTAAAATTCCCAAAAGTGATAGTAATTATGATACTCACAGACGCTCATTCTCCCAGCTACTAGAAAATGCTAATGAGCAAATGCAACAGCGTCAGCAACGAGAAAAATTAGCAGCACAACAGGAAAAAATCCGAAAGTTAGAAGTTCTAGCTAAAAATCAAGATAAAGTATGGTCAGATATATATAAGTTACTTGAATTCAAGCAATCCAAAACTTATGACCAAGCAGTTGCACATCTAGTTGACTTACGGGAATTGGCTGAATATCAAGGAAAGCTAGAGGAGTTCAAAGTTTCTATTAAGCAGATGCAAAAAAATTATAGCACCCGGACTGGATTGCTATCGCGCCTGAAAAAAGTTGGATTATTGTAAATTCTCTAAGTGTACAATTTTTCTTTTCTGACATGGTGATGCTGATTACCATTTTATTTTACATTCATGGTATGAAGCCCCTATTTTTAAATAGGTAGAAAAAAAAAAGAAGATTTTTAAGGCACGTAGTGTGATAACTTAGCAGTGCGGAGCCGGAGCCGCTCCGCCTCCGGCTCATATTTGAAACAAGAGCTTTTAAGTTACTTATTCCCTTTCCCATTTCCCTTTCTTCACACTCTTGTTTGAGCGAAAAATAAGCTGATGTATCTAATAAATACATCAGCTTTTGACTTATCCCAAGATTTCAATCACAGCCGCGAGAATAGCTGGTGCTTTGTCTGAAACCGGAATGAATACCCGCTTTTGCCAGTTGATGATCTCGGTGAAGCAACCCACAGCTAAGAGTCGCTCTGCCAGTGAGATAGCATTAACCAGTTCTATGCGAGGTTCACCAGCAATGAAAGAACGTCGCAAGGTTACGCCACCCGGTAACTGCTGGGAATAGCCTTCGTTTAGCACTAAAGAGACTAACTCCTGTGGGCTTAACAGCTTATCCTTCAGTCCGAGTTGTTCAGCCACCGACTTAATATCATTAGCATTCACCACCCGACCGAGAATCTTTTGTCCATCGCTGGTTTGCAAGCGGAATACTCGACTATTCTGCTGTGGTAGGATTTTCCAGATGGGTAGGAGAATACCAGTTACCAAATGCAGGTAATCGGTTGTGAACTTGGGTAATTCGTCTACTTCTGTAGACCATGCAGCAGTAAACGCATCAATAGAAACTTGCCCCCATGTGGAAGATTCCAAGTCTTGGATTGGTAGGCGAGTTTCTTTCTGTGGGCGAATCAGCAAAACTCTTGGGACAATTCCACCCTCAGAGTCGAATAGACTGTGAGTTGGAATTGTTATCGCCGCACGACCTTTCTCATTCACCATGAATTGCCCTTGGTACTTGGCAGCAAACTCAACCATCTCAATATCCGTTTTGATGTTGTTCTTCTGAACTCGCTCAATTTTGAGGTAGTTGGTGACGCTACCTGTGGCAGGGTGTGTATAAACTGCTTCCTGGCTTTCGATGGTAAAACGTTCAGCCCGGAGTGTCTCTACACCCATCTCATAGACCCCTGCCGCGATCGCTGCTTCAATCTGCTGGCTCAAGAGTAATTCAAACCTCTCGAAAATCACGTTTTGCATATCAATTCGTAGAGCCAGTAGTCGATTGAGGAATTGCCGCAATGGGGGCAAGTCGATTTTCATCCCGCCTTCGTTAGAGGTTAAGCTAAGTCCCGTCATTTGCTCGAACTTTCCTAAAGGCACTTCATAAAATCGACCTTGGTATATTTGTCTGAATAACTCATACAGGGCGTGTTCTGCATAGTTAGACTCCAGATTATCCTTAGCCTCAAAGATCCCATTGCCACCTGTTTGGCGTTGACCACGAGTAAGAGCGCCCAAGCTATCCAGCCTTCGGGCAATAGTGCTGATGAATCGGCGTTCACCTATAACGTTCGTCGTGACTGGTCTGAACACGGGCGCAGATGCTTGGTTGGTTCTGTGCGATCGCCCCAACCCCTGGATTGCATTGTCTGCTCTCCAGCCGGCTTCAAGCAGGTAGTGCGATCGCCGCCGCCGATTCACAGCGTTGAGGTCAGCATGGTAACTGCGACCAGTACCACCAGCATCAGAGAAGATGAGAATTTGTTTCTCGTCCGCCATGAATGCAGCAGTTTCAGCAATGTTAGCGCCGGAACCACGCGAATCAACGAATAAACGTCCAGATTCATCTTTTAACACCCGTTTGCTACGACCAGTAACTTCAGCCACTTGCTTGTTACCGAAGTGCCACAGCAATTGTTCTAATGCACCAGGGATTGGGTCAAGACTTGCTAACTTATCGACTAAGGCATCTCTCAAAGCTACGGCTTCAATAGAAATAACTGGAGAGCCATCGGCATCAAAGACTGGCTCGGATCTTTCTTCTCCATCAACGCCAGAATGGATGGAATGAAGATGAATGGGGAAAGCACTCATCAAGTAGTCCATCACATATTCGCGTGGAGTTAGGTCAAGATTGAGATCCTTCCATTCGGAAGCAGGAACTTCATCAAGTCGTCGTTTCAAAAGTTCTTCATTAGTCGAAACTATTTGAATGACAATTGCAAGACCTTGGGCTAGATCCTGCTCAATCGCTTTAATTAACTGCGGACATTTCATGCCAGTCAACAGATGATTGAAGAATCTTTGCTTATGCGACTCGAACTGAGACACTGCGCTCATCTTCGCAGCACGGTTGTAAGTCTTGTCACCAGAGATATTACAAGCTTCCAGGGCTTTATCTAAATTATGGTGAATAACACCAAAAGCATCGGAGTAGCTGTTATAACTCCGTTCCTGCGTGGGCGTTAACTCAATTTCTAGAGTCTGATACTCCACCCCCTCAAACGAGAGACTCCGCGCCAGATATAGTCCCAAAGCCTTGAGATCCCTGGCTACGACTTCCATCGCGGCGATACCACCGCCCTCAATGGATTCCACAAAATCCTCACGGGAGGTAAATGGGAAATCTCCAGTCTGCCAAAGTCCCAGACGATTGGCGTATGAGAGATTCGAGACTTTAGTTGCACCAGTAGCAGAAACGTAGATAACCCGTGCTGAGGGCAGTGCGTTTTGCAACCTCAGCCCAACAATGCCTTGCTGGGATGCTGCAACCATGCCAAGTTTGCCCTCTTGAGCCATTGCGTTACCCATCGCGTGGCACTCGTCATAGGCGATCGCTCCCTCAAAATCCTTACCTGCCCATTCAACAATTTGCTTGAGCCGACTTTTACCGTTATGAAGAGAACGTAGAGTTGAGTACGTGCAGAACAGAATGCCTTGGGTGAAGGGTATTGGATCGCCAAGCTTAATGTTGCTCAGGTCGATGATGTCGCGCTCAGTACCACCCAGCGCACACCAATCTCTACGGGCATCTTCAATTAAGGCAGAACTTTTGGATACCCAGATTGCTTTTCTTCGTTCCTGACACCAGTTGTCGAGGATGATTCCTGCACATTGTCTTCCTTTCCCCGCGCCTGTCCCATCGCCTAAGAACCAGCCACGACGAAATTTTATGGCATTTTCTTCGCCAGTTGCCGCTACAGTCACATTATCCCATGAATCATCGACAATATAAGACCCAGAAAGAAATTCACCGTGCGCCTGACCTGCGTAAATAACGCTTTCGAGTTGTGCTTCAGATAACAATCCTTGTGAGACAATGTTTCGCGGGAGATGCGGTTTGTAAGTGGGTGGTGGTGGCGAGACAAGCGCTAGGGCTGCACTCTCACAGAGTAGCGAGGGATGAGGTAAAGCATCTTTAATTCTGATTCGTTGTGGGCGATAGGTTTCATATAAAGTATCTTTGAGTCCTTCTGTAGCAGACCATTCGATAACCTCATACTCCAACACTACTATGTCGTCTGGAAGAAAGGAAACAGTTTCTGGTTGTGCAACTGTAGTACGTTTTGGCAATTGAACAACTTTTGCTCTCGCAGCAGCTTTGATATCTGAGCGTTCCCACGAAGACCTCTGTGGCAATTGCTCAATCAACGCCAGTATTTCAGGCAGATCCAAAGTTTCAGTAATACAAGGGATTTCGTTGGAGTCAGCCGGAACTTTGTCGATCACTGTAATCCGAGTGTCGATTTGTGTACCATGCTTTGAGTACACCTTGCCGTTAATCCCAACAGATAGTAGAACTCGCGCAAAATCCTGCCACTTAACAAAAGTCTCTCGCCAGCTTGGGTTAGCCGGAGAAAACCAGTTGGCTGTGATTGTTACCAGCCGTCCACCGTCAGCCAGTCTTTGCAATGCCGAGTTGATGTGGCTCTTAGTTGCGTCGGGGTTGCGACTGTTGATTTTGGGAGATGCAGAGAAAGGTGGATTCATCAGCACAACTGAGGGCTGAGTCTTGCCAACCAGATAGTCGTTAATCTGTTCCGCGTTTACTGAGAATAGCGGTGTACCTGGAAACAACCGACGCAGAATCTTACTTCTATCGGGTGCAAGCTCGTTGAGCATCAGACTTGCACTGTGCAATTTAGCCATTTGTGCCAATAGACCAGTTCCGGCACTTGGCTCCAGAATCAAATCAGTAGCTTGTATAAATCCTGCTTTGGCTACCAGAAATGATAGCGGCAGAGGGGTGGAGAATTGCTGAAGCTGTACTGATTCTTCACTACGGCGAGTATGCGTCGGACAAAGGGCTGTTAATTCTTCTAATTGTTGCACAACCACTTGAGGTTGTTGTGATAAAATCTTAATTCCCAGATGACGCAGATATAATATTTGCGCTACTTCCACAGCTTCGTAAGCGTCTTTCCACTGCCATGCACCAGACGCGGCAGTGCCTAGAAAGTAGCGATTCATCTGGGAAGAAACAGTTTTCGTAGAGAGAGGGCGATTATCTATTAAAACTTTTGCAAGCTCTTGGGCAACATTAATAACTGACTGCCCATAATCGATTACTGTTTGCAAATCGAATAAAGAACCTTGAGTGAAAAGTTGCTGTACCATTGCATCACTCACAATATTATTTTTTCACTTTTGCTATGGCGAAGCCTTTCTCTTATTAATAAATGAGGCAAGCAATTGCCTCATTTAAACTTTTGAACCTTCAGATATTTATTCTTCGGTGATCGGACGAGAATTAAAAAGCGAATTAGCCAGCTTTACGCGGTCTACCTGGCTTGCGTTTGCCTGAAGAATTTACATGAGCCTTTTTAGTTTTCGGTGACTTGTTGGCAGTATTGTTAGCTTTATTTGAACGAGTAGTACGTTTTGGTTGTGGTGAAATTTCTTCAACTGGAGGCAGCAATCTCAATGTAGGGAATGAGAGAATAACTGCTTCGTTACTGGTACAATGAATGACT
This window contains:
- a CDS encoding sigma-70 domain-containing protein codes for the protein MQIKKAHVELFQTLGRTPTIIEIAEAVDASPKQVAECLNAFRPLVSLELGIGEEQENQLQEILPDERISAQEYVALECLRSDLQDLLATLKPNQRQVLMLQFGLSGEDKLTAKQVAQKLNLSHSKVRSAHGQGIKALRREQDKIKDYLAS
- a CDS encoding DUF1392 domain-containing protein; translated protein: MINQITALESCWHISPGWGKTMPPLAVKMLEKVLLPISDLSGYCCGVEWSGQEWIYAIVCQNETLYLAEQEFHTTNVLKKSTVSTPAFRLGDIVEVDFGERPTRRIIQGIFSLKENWLYGVEWRSPTLEEVSAQSRTIWLADVDLVNVSV
- a CDS encoding DUF2811 domain-containing protein is translated as MNSTQNIFTTLPETLHQSLNTYLEKHPDWDEHRLITAAISLFLLQNADGDRGVSQVYLETLFRRG
- a CDS encoding ParB/RepB/Spo0J family partition protein, with product MSIKRDKPYGRRLKGLEALIGESVDTLPCGQFVTIEKIQLSVQQPRRYFDPKKLEQLVQSVKEHGILEPLLVRYLSDDKYELVAGERRYRAASLAGLTEVPVIARSLNDQEALQLSLVENLQRDDLNPIEETEGILELIALQLDKKVPEVISLLYKMQNILAGKVTDNVISNSHAEDVKMIFTGLGLMEWESFTANRLPLLRLPDEILEVLRQGKIEYTKAKVIAKLKEKTERIALLEEAILQNLSLNEIRERLKTRKSSTEEKELEKQIDSTYKKMKKSKLWDNPKKRKKLELLFAQIEILINEDD
- a CDS encoding ParA family protein, which codes for MSLIICLFNQAGGVGKSTLAINLGYHLAQLKPAKTKHHYRVLLIDIDPQASLTNFMGIAPESQEKTIYNAVIDQEALPILKEIHGMDFVPSSQDLTSAELELVVADMRDLRLKYALEPVSEQYDFILIDCPPSLGILTYISLVASTHVLVPIQTQYKAFLGTELLLNTVTRVKSLPNRKLKIAGFIPTMFDSRNSQDERTLLAIQEQLSQVGIVYDPIPRSTAFADAAEENVPLAIFNPKHPALSILKKIVKGLEKLL
- the recD2 gene encoding SF1B family DNA helicase RecD2, with product MSTPPNLSPQQVSAFPQHETITGVVERLTFYSAESGYTVARLTRPRSTELTTIVGSFANIQPGQTLQLTGFWRDHPQFGPQFQVINYQETKPATLTGIEKYLGSGLIKGVGSVTAKRIVAHFGLETLDIIENQIERLIEVQGIAKKRITLIKNAWSTQKAIKEVMVFLQGHGVSTTYAVKIYKQYKDEAIATVTKNPYQLAADIYGIGFLTADKIARNIGIAPDSEFRYRAGIIHCLSEAAEDGHCYLPQSELIESVIKLLATESHQPTEEAVAIIIKDMALAEDLIRERDEEKTLLCYKPTYFHTEQNLAQLIRQRLEKPVGTDIERVRDWIERFTASRKIQLSEQQRQAVETAAYSKIMILTGGPGVGKTFTTHTIVSLWKAMGKSIALAAPTGRAAQRLGEMTGLDAKTIHRLLEFDPRSRGFKRDSENPLPHTAIIADEASMLDLFLAYSLVKAVLAGALLLLVGDIDQLPSVGPGQILADLINSGCVPVVRLTQVFRQAQTSAIITAAHQINRGIYPTIEPISDNPVSDCIWHGGGHQPEHGVQAICELITDLIPRLGFNPATDVQVLCPMTRGVIGTRNLNTVLQQLINPPSPSKVEINRGGNLLREGDRIIQLTNDYNREVFNGDLGIILAIDTVEQEVTVQYGERTVVYDYADLNEIALAWSISIHKSQGSEYPVIVLPIYMQHYMMLTRNLFYTGITRAKKLAIVVGAKKAISLAVRSTDDQQRYTRLKQRLLQAGLH